The Onychomys torridus chromosome 4, mOncTor1.1, whole genome shotgun sequence DNA window ATATGTCTGTTTATTGGAATGCTAGGAAGGCACCGTAGGTGAGAGTCACAGGAGGACTGAGGGATGCCCGCTCTGGGAGAGTGGCCAGGCATTCCCTCAGGATACCTTTGTGTGAGTCTGGAATTAGCTTGGAATCAGATGCAGAAACAGCCTGACTTTCTTCCATATGATCCTAAGAATGTGTCACCTTCTGGCTGCCAAAGCCAGAGTGGGGGTAAATCTGGACTCTTCCTAGATAGATAATGAGAAGGTTTAGACAGTTTACTAAAGGGAGTTTGAGGCCTGACGAGATGACCTggctctgcagaggacccaggttcagttcccagcacccacatggaggttcacaatcatttctaactctagttccagggatctgataccctcttccagcctcctcagaTACTGCACACATGGACACTCACAGTCAAAACTCTCATGCAcaaattttttaagattaaaaagaaTTTTGGTCCTTATTCTTGGGTAGAGGGAGCCTTGGGAAGGCTCCCTGAAGGACCTGAAGGAGGGTGTGCTCCCCACCCTAGCCCCAAGGAGAAGCTAGTCAAGTGTGCTGGTAGGTGTCTATAGTCTTACCTGACATGTTGTGGCTACCAGAGAAGCTTCTAGGCACCATCCTCTGCTAGTGAGGTTATGCTCGGGCTCACCATAAACCTGGATGCTCCTGGCCAGACATGGGGAACGTGGACAGAGGCTTAGAAACAGGAGGGAACTCACAGGAGAGCAGCAGCCCCCTCAGACCCACTGACTTAAGCTGTCCATAAAGGTAACCAAGGCAGCAGTTTAGAAGGGAGTCTCTGTAATTAACATCACTAAGACATAATGCTGACATTGGAAGGAAGAGACTGTGAAATTGAGAAAAGCTGTGAGAATCTCAGAAACCTCCTCATATGGGCCATTTTATTTAGGTGACATTTCAATAGCTCCTCAGGGTGACAGTGTCATGGCAGAGTGATCCCCAGCAAGCTCGGGAGGAGCTTGAATGACAATCATTGTAGTCCCTTGggtgtctttttaaaagatggtcAGAATGATGCTAATGGacccttaaaatttttttgtggAGGACTCATCTCTTAGAATACTTTATTTTCtagatacttaataaataaaatgttactgCCAAAGTTTCAGCCAAATGTAATGGGGAAGGTGAGACCACTGTGAAAGACTACCCAAAGGCACACAACATATCACTCTCTAAACCAGCCCCAAGGAACCAGGCGTTTGTGCTGGGCCAAGGCCCTGGTCTCAGAGGAGTCTGCTGCCCAGGGTCTTCAGCTCTGGCTTCCTGCCATGAATGGTGTGTGCATTGCTGTGTGCTCTGCCTGCGGTGTCCATCACCAGCATCCTTGTCTCACATGTGTCTTGTCCTCAAGAGTCCCCTGTGAAGATGTGCAGCTTACTCTGCTCATTCGAAGGGAAACTGAGTTCGTTTACACTCACAAAAAGAAGCAGGGAAATTTTTAGAGTAAGATAAATGTGATGGTCAGTGGATTTCTTCACTTTTCCAttgaaaggaaaacattcaaggCTGTGAGGACACGGTCCCTTGACAGCAGTCACAGGCACACCTGCCTTACCTTACGTTTCTTGATTTCCCTCCCTAGGACATGGCCAATGCCTTTGCACAGAAGCACCTTCGGTCCATAATCCTGAACGTGAGTTCCTAGTGACTGCCCTTTGTTAATGCTTGTTACTGTTGCTGGTAGTTGTCACCATTCCAATGGGGGCTGTGATTATTGCCATTGAGGGCAGGGGGCACAGAGTATGCTTCCTGTTACTCCTGTTACGGTGCTGGTGCTTCTGAAACCTGAGCTTTTTCCTGGACTCCTGAGCCAAGCTGTCTCTGGGAAGCCAGCCTCTttagttagggattctattgctgtgaagagacactacgaCCACTGTACcttttataagagaaaacatttaattgaggtggcgtcttacagtttcagacttTAGTCTGTTATCATTATGGAGGGGAGCATGATggggtgcaggcagacatggtgctggagaaggagctgctacatgttgatacgaaggcaacaggaagtagactgtctcaATGGgcgtgacttgagcatatatgagacttcaaagcccatctccacagtaACATGCtttctccatcaaggccacacctcccaatagtgccacttcctttggggtccattttctttcaaagcaccacataGCCCCACTGCTCCCAAGAAATTGCAGCCCTTCCAGGGAGAAGAGGTGAACGCCATCTCTACTGCTTGTTATGACTTCAAAACAGGTAAACACAAAAAAAGGGGAGCCAGCAACAGCTCAGAAATTCAGAAACCTGGAGCATACAGGGCGCTGACAGATGAGGGGGTGAACCTGCTCTCAACCTTGTACTCTGGTAGGAAAGGTGGGGTCCAGCACAGCTGTGGCCAGGAAAAGGCAGGACCAGTGAGATCTGCTTTGCAGGGGAGGGGTCAGGAAACCTTTCAAGGAGCTGCAAATGTCAGGCACGCAGGCAAGACACCCAGCCTGACTACAAAGATCAGTAGTACCGGGATGGAGCAAGGGGCAGATCTGTTCTGAGTGCCTGTCAGGTCAAGCTGTAGTCTCCCTCCCTAGCATGGCTGAGATTCAAGATGGTGGTAGGTCACTGTAGATCATGCTGTGGAAGCTGGGCACTTACTAAGGTCTTCACTCCGTTACCCTGGTGGTGACGTGGGCTTTGGGAAGTGGGAATGGAGACAGGAGCCAAGATCTGGGCTAAAAGGAAGACAGTTTATTAGTtgtcaaaaacaaaggaaaacccaGAGTCGGCAATGAAGGTAATAAACGAAACTTCAGAGTCAAGCATAAAAGATTTGGTGCTGACGGTGGGCTTTAGCCATTTTCCAGTTTGCTTTGATCCGGAGCAGCTGACCTCAAATCCCTGGGCTTTGATTTACTCAGCTGGGTGCGAGGACTGAGGAGCTAATGTATAGACCATGCCTGGCAgggtgcatgagagagagagagagagagagagagagagagagagagagagagagagaatgtgttgaCAGAACTCCAAAGAGAACTCTGAGCAAACCTGCAGAGTCCACTGGCTTTACCTTGCATGACTGGGTCCCCAGGTCACTGCCACCCCTGCTCCCAGCAAATGCTTGAAACGCTGCCGGAGAGTGTGGAGAGTGCATAGGCTGCTGTGCATGGTGGTGGGCACGCCAGAACAGCTGCCTAGGCACCCCTCTTCATGCAGGTGTGGGGAGGCTCTTCTAGGGAAAATCTACTGTGGCTGAGGCTTAGCTTGATGGATCAGAAGAGAGTCCCACAGAGTAGGCAGCTGAGCATCGGGACTTAACGGATTTGCTAGGCAGTAGAGAAGCATACTGAGTGATGCCAAGGAGCTGTGGCCATTGCCGGGAGAGCACCCACCTCCCCTTTCACCTGAGAAAGGGGAGCAAAACCCAGGAGCACATTGATGTCCACCTCTCTTCATAGCTGTCTTCTGAATGAGGGGAGACGTGAGGAGGAAGGATTAGAGACGGACTTACAGGGTGCAGTAGGGTGGTAGGGAGAGGGAGCAGTCGGGGAGGAAATTTGGGGCAAGGtagaagagaaggtggagagGAGATAAGAAGCTGGGTagctgtgagcctagcctttaacggctgagccatctctccagccgggcggtggtggcacacgcctttaatcccagcactcgggaggcagagccaggcggatctctgtgagttcaaggccagcctgggctaccaagtgagttccaggaaaggcgcaaaactacaacagagaaaccctgtttcgaaaaaccaaaaaaagaagaagatgatgatgaagttGGGTGGCAGAGCCCCTGGCTATGAGAGCAAAGGAGGAGGGCATGGCCTTGGGGGCTGAGAGGATACCCGAGCTTCAGCTAGTAAGAgacatgctggagagatggagaggccTGTGTCAGCGGGAGTTGGAGAGCAGGAGGCATCCCAGGTCTGTTCTGAGGGCGGCCGGGCAGGTCTGGCTCCACACATTCTGCTTCCGGAAGTTCTGTCTTGAGAGGATGCTGCTTGGAAGGACCAGGGGCCTGAATGGATGACTTTGATTTCAGTGGGATTTATCCCACTGTGTGTGACTTTGGTATCTGGACTGGGCAGCAGAGATGTAGAAAAAGCAGACCGCCTGAGGTCTACTGCTGAGGATGAGGCCTGGGATAGGCCCAGCTAGGGGAAATAGAACTCAAGCCTGGTGTGGACTTTGAGATGCTCCGTCAGCAGTGTTAAGGGAATGGGAGAAATGGAGCTTAATGTTTGCTGTATTTAACACATGATACCAAAAACATTTCAACATGCAACAGATACGTTCATTGCTAGGAGCCTTGCTCCTAACAGATCCAGTGGCCTGGGACAGATAGGCGCAATGACGAAATTCTGACCACCTGTTTCAAACAAGTGGTCCCAGATAGTctgggccattttcatttatataGTTTACATGAACAGTTTTACAATCAGATTTGTTTTCTTAAGTTTCTAATAATAATTACAACAATTGCCAGTTTGTTCCCTGACCTcattcccctcccatcccccatcttTCCCACCGGTAACCATTACCTGCTTGATTCATAGCTTTAATATTAGAAGCATGAGCAATATTGCAAGCGACAGAGGACATTTTCTAACTAGGCACACCTACAGGTAGAACAGTGTGCCCAGATGGCAGCGTTCTCAGTCACAGCATCATGTAACGTGAAAGAGCTTTGCCTCTAGTGGTTAATGTTTACCTCTAGTCAAATCTAAGTTCTCACAAGGAACTCATCAGCCAAGGCTGAATCAATTCATTCTTCATTCTGTGCTACTGTATCTATGGAGGATATACCAGGTTCTCTCCTATCATCCTATAAACTGCATGACTTAAAAGCTTAATCTTAATAGTTGGCACTGCTTATTTTTTGCTCTCATAtcctcttcctcagcttcctaCAGTATTGGCACAGCTGTTAGAAAGGAGGACATTGTGCATTCCTATGATTCTGCTTCGTTACCTGTTCCGAGACTGTTCCCATTAACTCTTGATATCATCTGTTTGCATTTCTCCTAGACTCTCGTGGTCAAAATCATTCTCTCCAGAACAGTTATGCAAATGTGTAATGTCATGAACTACTGTGACTCTTTCAGGCTGGTCACAAAAGTGCCATGGAAAGGCAACATCCTGTTCTTGAGAATCCTGAGTCCGTGGCCACACCTGAAACATCAAAGGCTTTAGGAGCTGAATCAAGTCCATTGTGTATTTTGAACAACATCCCCTCTGGCTCCCCCAGAGGAGAGTCATCAGAGGGATGTTTTCCCTATATAAAAGCTACTTCGTCCCTAGCTCTAAGAAAGTGAAACTAGAGGCAGCCAGCAGTATATGTATGGTTTGTATAAGGAGAGCaggtgttgtggatatcgctctgtgtaaataaagttctgatttgccagtggccaggcaggaagtataggcgggacaagagagaagagaattctgggaagtagaaggctgaggggagacactgccagccgccgccatgaaaaggaacatgtaaagacactggtaagccatgagccatgtgacaaattatagactaacagaaatgggttaatttaagatagaagaactagataacaagaagcctgccacagccatgcagtttctaaacaatgtaagtttctgtgtgctttcttggttgggtctgagcgactgtgggactggcaggtaagagagatttgtcctgactgggccaggcaggaaattctaactacaagCAGGTAGCACACATGCCCCTGGGGTCATGCCCAGAATTATGCAGTGAACTATCCATCGGCCTTGCCAAAAACGTGTTAAATGCTCCCGGGCCTTGCCTCCAGGAGAACCTGTTTGTGCCGTTCTCAGGCCTTGTCTCCTGAAGAAACCACATGACTCCTGGCAGTTCATGAGGGCATCAGTGACACATGCCAACCTTCTCTTTTCACACCAAGGCTTCCAGATCTGGTGTGTTGTAAACACCGCATACCATAGTTTAGACCTGGTCAGTGTTCACCAACCATGTGAGCCTAGGGCCATCAATTTGTATTGCATAGGCCCCAAAAGACTGGTCTAGAGTCAGAGCAGATGGTGGTGGCGGGGGACTAGGGGGGCCGAGTTAGGGGAGCTTTGCAGAGTTAGTTCTAGGGCAGGGTTGTGTAGAAGTTGTGAGAGACTGGGAAATCAGCTCTGACTGCTCCCACCTGtcgaagggttcttgggtggaggagagaggaatgagaaaatagtaggtagaaagatagaaagagatgatGAGAAAaccagagacacaggatagcttcaggagggccctgggtcaatacccagccttccagagctttattcaaaagggctttttataatatgccaaggggagaggcaaaagacctcccccttgcaaaatcaaagcacaccatacagccaggTATAGacccaaacacctggtaaacacgctCCTGGCCACATCGTCCCAttgtgcagccctgctgggtaaagcaagctcagactctctgaccttgagtaaggtatCATTAGGAAGTCTCTGTGGGCCACCATAAGAAGTCCCATGCTGCTGTAGTGCTCTGTGCCATGCTGGTGGCCCTAGCCATGGAGAATCTGTCAAGCACTTAGAGGGTGGCTGCTGTGACTCGGCCACAATCACAAATACCCACGAGTGACTTGTGGCTGCTCAGTAAGACCGGAAGGACACAGGACACGGCAGAAGCTGGACAAGGACCcagagtgacaggattaaggaTGTGGGGCACAGGTATTGGTTGCGAAGTCCAGGGAGCAAGGAGGAAAAGCAGGGTATTGTGGGGGTAAGGACGGGGGCTGAGAGACCCATGTGCGACATCCACGCTGATtagcagagacaggcagggagaAAGGACAGCTGGAAGGTAGAGAAAGCAAGGAGAGGCCATCAGGTCAGAGGAAGCTGATGAGCCAGCAGTGGGCGATAGAGCAGATAGCTAAAGGGTGGGTGCGGCCGTGGTTTGGAGGATACAGGGCCTCCATGGGGtgcagaggagagaaaggagtggGAGGGTGGCCTGACGTTGGATGGGAAAATCAAGTGGCTTTCCTTAGAGGTGGCTCCGCATCATTGAAAGTGATTTGTTGTACAGCCTGTCTTCCAGTGGCCCTTTCCATGCACTCCCTGGTGGCCTGGCTTTAGGCCTGTGTGGTCTGGTGGCCCATCCTCACCCTGTGCCTCCCACCTCTGGAGTCTGGGTTGAGCCCTCACCCTCATTCCTCCTCCCTACCCGAGAGTGGAGAGGAAGGCCTGCCTGCATGAATCTACTCAGGCTCGGTTGAGCTgctccctctccagccctcaagagcTCGCAGGCTCTGGCAGGAAGCAAGTCATCCCTGTCTGGTGTGCTTGTCCCCGACCCCCAGCATGGATGTGGCTCTTTAGGGAAAGACGGTCCTTGAGCCcagctcctgcctttgcttcttctAGCATGTGATCCGAGGGAATCGTCCAATCAAAACAGAGATGGCCCATCAGCTGTATGTCCTTCAAGTCCTGACCTTTAACCTTCTGGAAGAAAGAATGATGACTAAGATGGACCCCAATGACCAGGCAGGTGCTGGGGCCTCCTGGTGTAAATTGTGCTGTTCCCGCACGGCTGGGGGTCACTCCACCCTTGGTGTGGGGAACGCTGCACGGGGTAGTCTGTGTCTGCCCGTCAAAGCTAGTGTGGGCTGCATCTCTGAGGACTTGGGAcaaagccctcttctgtcctgtccTGTTGCCGGGCTCTCCCAAGGGACTGACTTGGGAGCACATGCCCACCTGTTCTCTTCCTTGCTCCCTTTGGCTAGCAGTTGACCTGCCTACTGTGTTGTACCTTCCAGGCCCAAAGAGACATTATATTTGAACTGAGGAGGATTGCATTTGATGCAGAGTCTGACCCCAGCAACGTCCCTGGGACTGGAACTGAAAAGCGCAAGGCCATGTATACGAAGGACTATAAAATGCTGGGATTTACTGTAAGTGCCCAGAGCACCCCTCCTAGACAGGAAGTCAGGGGGCCTACTGCCAGCCCTGGCAGCTCCCCCAACCCCCATAGTGGTAGCCCTGTGGGAGCAGACAGAAAGGTGAGGGCCTGTGTGTTCAGTTTGCCTTGGCCATGGGCATTCAGTAGGCATATATCATCTGGGCATGCAAACCAGATCCATTAGTTACAGGCCCAGGAAGCCAGCCTCAGCAGAGGAGAGGGGACCACATGCCTGGAGAAGGTCTAGCTCTGGTGCTCTGTGCTCACCTTCATGGTGTGCCTCCTCACCTCTGCTTCCACCCCCTGCTCTGTCCTACAGtggagaggaaggggtgggaCCCACAGCCTGTATGAATCAGCTCACCAGCACAGCTTGCTCTTCACAAAGCTAGAGTGACTGTTTTCTAGTTCAACACCACGCATCTGGGAGTGAGATTGGtttaactatgtgtatgtacTCAGTGCTGGCCTGCCAGCTGTGGGGCACATGACAAGGCAGCCTTAGTCTGTGCCCCAGGAGCTGGCACTCTAGGGTGGAGCCGAGAGAAAGGGAGGGCAGGAGAATGCCCACAGGTCGTTCCACAGATTCCATGTTCTCACCTGGTCTCCTGGTTTCTCCAGAACCATATCAACCCAGCCTTGGACTTCACCCAGACTCCTCCTGGAATGCTGGCTTTGGACAACATGCTGTATCTGGCTAAAGTCCACCAGGACACCTACATCCGGGTAAAGGCAGGGGCCCGCCTTGCAGTCCCGGTACTCACCGATGCTTTCCTCTGCcaacccctctctcttctctgctacTAGATTGTGCTGGAGAACAGCAGCCGAGAGGACAAGCATGAGTGCCCTTTCGGCCGCAGTGCCATCGAGCTCACCAAGATGCTCTGTGAGATCCTGCAGGTCGGGGAGCTCCGTAAGTCTGCACCTCCTCCAGCCTGAGATGATGGACAGCAGCAGACTCTCGGGGGACTGGAGGGCCTTAGGCAGGGGTCACTTGTTCTTAACTGCTCTGTGAGCTTACCTTCCATCTCACCTGTTCATGGTGACCATGGCTGCCGTTTTGTCTGAGCCGGTGATCTGAGGTAATCTGAGGCGTCTCTCACGCCCCCAAGTACTGTGTGGAAGGGCTAGCTGAGCTTGTAACAGGGTAGAGGGGGACCAAGAGAGAAAACCCCTGGGGAGAACTAAGGCCTTGAGGGACGGCCCTTCCTGTTCCTTGATGACTGTAGTCTGTGGTCTGTTTTCCTTGTCCTCGGGACTTGAGTGCAGAGAATCTAGATGTCTGCCCTGTGTGCCTGAGGGCAGAGCTGTCAGGCTTTGCGTTTTCCTCCACAGCAAACGAAGGACGCAATGACTACCATCCGATGTTCTTCACCCATGACCGCGCCTTTGAAGAGCTCTTTGGAATCTGCATCCAGCTGCTGAACAAGACCTGGAAGGAGATGAGGGCGACAGCCGAGGACTTCAACAAGGTCAGTGCTGCCGGCTGTGTGGAGTGCAGAGGCTGGCGGAAGAAGACCGGCACGGCACGCAGCAGCCCCTGACAGCCGGCCGCCAGCGCCTGGGGAATCCCTGAGCTGGAAAACCAGCCAGGTCGGCGGGCAGTGCTGCTGAGTCACGAGGTCGAAGTACTGGGGAGCCTGGTCCTCAGCTGCTGTGACTCCCTTGGTAACCTTGAGCTGGCATCTTCCTCACGGTTGCCTGAGGAAGCTAACACCTGCCGCTGTCCTCCACAGGGGTTGGGAGTAGCTGAGCAGGAGAGCTGTGCCTGTCATGGCTGCAGTCTGGCAGATGAGCTCCGAGAACATCCAGTGTCCGCGAGGCAGGAAGGCTGGCGTGCTGGGAACACCATGATGCTTATCTGGCCTCAGTTCTCTGAGAGCCCCAGTGTGGAGCACTCTGCTAGGCCCTCACAGGCCAGCAGTCGAGGAGCCCAGTGTTTTGAGGCTGACCATCTCATTGTGGGAATTTTAGAAGggagctggcatggtggtgcatgcctgtgaggtTGGTGGGTCATgcattccaggtcagcctggtttgcatatagcaagaccctatttcaagaaaataaaacaacaaaatcttaGAAAGTGTAAAGAAGAAGGAGGTGCCTAaaagactcgtgtgtgtgtgtgtgtgtgtgtgtgtgtgtgtgtgagagagagagagagagagagagagagagagagagagagagagagagagagatgtgtgtactCATTACTCCTGAGGATTTTCGTTCCTCACTAGGGCCATGCTGCTATACAATGGGAGGGCAAGTATCCTGCTTTCTTCTCTAACAGTTCTTTTAGGGAAACGGGCACATTGGAACACCCCTATCTGCTGGGCACTGGGCCTGCCTTCCATGTAGCATCTCCTGTTTCATGGCAGTGTACAACAGGATGCCTTGCTCTCTGTAGACAGGGGGTGGAGGCATGAGCATGTTTGATGTTGCTAAAAGAATAGGTTTAAGAGCATTCAAGAGTTGAGAtcaggccaggtggtgggggtgaatgcctttaatcccagcactcgggaggcagaggcagaggatctctgtgagttcaaggccagcctggtctacaggctgTAGTCCAGgaaggccagggctacacagagaaatcctgtctcaatgaaaccaaaaaataaaataaaaaaaagaatgagatcaGAACCCATTTCCTGCCACCGTGACTATTTGAAATGTGTGAAAAATGAGGTTCCTGTCACCATCAGTCTCGGTGACCTGAGTCACCACCTGAGAAGGTGTCCATTAGGAATCAGGATGCTACACTGGGTGAGGGAGAACCTTAGTCTCTAGTGGGCCTGTCATTTTCAGAGCGGCCTGTGGCTACCTTCTTTGCCCAGGTTATGCAAGTCGTCCGAGAACAGATCACCCGGGCTCTGCCCTCTAAACCCAACTCTTTGGATCAGTTCAAGAGCAAGCTTCGCAGCCTGAGCTACTCAGAGATTCTGCGGTTGCGCCAGTCTGAGAGGATGAGCCAGGATGACTTCCAGTCCCCACCGATTGTGTAAGTGTCAACTGAGAGAGCCCGTGAGGGAGGCAGCCTGCTACAGGCCTCCGAGAGTACCGCCATCTCGTGGTCTTCTGCTGACTTGGGGGTGTGTGCCACAGGGAGCTTCGGGAGAAAATCCAGCCTGAGATCCTGGAGCTGATCAAGCAACAGCGCCTGAACCGGCTGTGTGAGGGCAGTAGCTTCCGAAAAATTGGGAACCGTCGGCGGCAAGGTAAGGGGGCAGCTGGGGCCCTGGGAGCATGCCTGAGATGCTTGCCTGGGTGGCTCTGCAGGGTGTCCCTTTGCCCAGCACTGCCCATGCCTCACCTGTTTGCCGCCCTTGTGTTCCAGAGCGGTTCTGGCATTGCCGCTTGGCACTGAACCACAAGGTCCTGCATTATGGTGACTTGGATGACAACCCTCAAGGGGAGGTGACGTTTGAGTCCCTGCAGGAGAAAAGTAGGTGGATGTCTCTGTTGGTGTGTCGTGACACCTGTACTCAACAGTCCCTGAGAGCTAGTCCTAGCTTCTCAAACCCAGTGTTTGGTCTCAGGCATGCAGTTTCCTAGTCTGCTAAAGATCCTCCCCCTGGCCCACCTCAGGGTTGGGAGAGTTACTGAGATCCCCCATGTGGCTGTGTGTAGGTCATGAAGAGCAGGACAGGACTCCATTGAAAGGCAGCTGCGGGGTCAATGAAAACCCTGGCTTCTCCCCTCGGTAGTTGCTAATCTAGTTGTGAGTTAATCCGCACTTCTGTACTGTACAGTGGGATTAATGCAGACTTCTACCCACGGGGGACTGTGTGAGACGCGCATGCATTTCCACGGGGCCCTTTGCTTTGGGCTCTTTGCCACCTTCACTGTTGGAAAGAGAAGTGGAGGGGTGCCCAAGGTTCCACTTGACAGAGGTGAGCCCAAGCAGCACCTGTGAGCTTTGACACCACCGTGTCTGCAGAAGAGACCAAAGAGCAGGGCAcgttcacacatgcacacctccCTGAGCTGGGAAGACCCTTGAGCCTGCGAGCTACTGCATCCTGGCACCTGCCCGGGGCTTCCCTTCCAGCACTGGGGCCAGTGCTGAACCAGTTTGCAGCATCAGCTTCCAGATGTTAATTCCCATTCTTTGTCAGTTCCTGTTGCAGATATTAAGGCCATTGTCACTGGGAAAGACTGTCCCCACATGAAAGAGAAGAGTGCCCTGAAACAGAACAAGGTGAGTGGGGAGGCTGTCCTGAGCCCCTGCACCTGCTCGTGTCTGCAGACACGG harbors:
- the Elmo2 gene encoding engulfment and cell motility protein 2 gives rise to the protein MPPPSDIVKVAIEWPGANAQLLEIDQKRPLASIIKEVCDGWSLPNPEYYTLRYADGPQLYVTEQTRNDIKNGTILQLAISPSRAARQLMERTQSSSMEIRLDAMKELAKLSADVTFATEFINMDGIVVLTRLVESGTKLLSHYSEMLAFTLTAFLELMDHGIVSWDMVSITFIKQIAGYVSQPMVDVSILQRSLAILESMVLNSQSLYQKIAEEITVGQLISHLQVSNQEIQTYAIALINALFLKAPEDKRQDMANAFAQKHLRSIILNHVIRGNRPIKTEMAHQLYVLQVLTFNLLEERMMTKMDPNDQAQRDIIFELRRIAFDAESDPSNVPGTGTEKRKAMYTKDYKMLGFTNHINPALDFTQTPPGMLALDNMLYLAKVHQDTYIRIVLENSSREDKHECPFGRSAIELTKMLCEILQVGELPNEGRNDYHPMFFTHDRAFEELFGICIQLLNKTWKEMRATAEDFNKVMQVVREQITRALPSKPNSLDQFKSKLRSLSYSEILRLRQSERMSQDDFQSPPIVELREKIQPEILELIKQQRLNRLCEGSSFRKIGNRRRQERFWHCRLALNHKVLHYGDLDDNPQGEVTFESLQEKIPVADIKAIVTGKDCPHMKEKSALKQNKEVLELAFSILYDPDETLNFIAPNKYEYCIWIDGLSALLGKDMSSELTKSDLDTLLSMEMKLRLLDLENIQIPEAPPPVPKEPSSYDFVYHYG